In the Psychromicrobium lacuslunae genome, TGGGCCCCGGATGTCGTAACGGACGCTTGCAAGTTTCGAAGACTGAGTGAAATCTGACATTTCTCAAGAATCGCACACCAAGGCCCTCAACCGGCGGTTAAGCGACGAAAGGCACGCGGGCCAATAGCCAAAAAGTGGCGTTAGACCCGCGTGCCCTTCAGCTCAAAGAGACTACCTTGAACCGCGAACGCGTTACTTCACAATGCCCTTATCCTTCAGCCACTGCTGCGCAGCGTCCTTGGGCTCCAGCTTCTGATCACCCGAGATCTGACGGTTGAGATTAATCAGATCGTCGGTGGTCAATTGCTTTGAAACATTATTAAGGGCTTGCTTGGCAGCGTCGGAAAGCTTGCTCGACTTGTACAGCGGAATCACCTGCTGGGCGAGGAAGTTGTTCTTCGGATCGCTCAGCACCACCAGGTTATTGTCCTGGATGGCCGGGCTGGTGGTGAAGATATCGGCCACCTGCACCTGATCGCTGATCAGTGCCTTGACGGTCAACGGCCCGCCACCGTCCTTAATTGGCTGGAACTTCGACGGCACGCAGTTGTATTTGGCCTTCAAGCCCGGCAGCCCGTAGTCGCGGGTAGCGAACTCCGGCGGCGCGGCGAAGGTCAACTTATCGCAGACCTTCGCAAGGTCCTCCAAGGAGCTGAGCTGATATTTTTCTGCGGTCGCCTTAGTCACCACCATGGCGTCTTTGTCTTCCGCGGCGGCCGGATCCAACACGGCGAGACCGGAAGCGGAAAGCTTATCCGGCAAGGCCTTAACAATCGCGTCCTTATCGGAGAGAGTGTTCTTGGTGTCCAAGAAGCCCAAGAGGTTTCCGGTGTAGTCCGGAATCAGATCAATAGAGCCATCTTTGAGACCACCGACATAGGCTTCGCGCGAGCCGATATTCATTTTAGGCGTCACCGAAACGCCCGCGGCTTGCAGCGCACCAGCGTAGATCTCAGCAATGACCTGGCTTTCCGGGAAGTCAGCCGATCCCACGATCACCGAACCGGCAGCGCTACTGCCGCCGGAACCCGCAGTCGACGGATTGCTGAGCGGATTACCTCCGCAGGCAGTGAGAGTCAGCGCGGCAGCCATCAGTGCTCCCGCAGGGAGCAGGGCGCGCCTGGCGAAGGTCGAGCTAGCTAGCTTCATGAGGTTCCTCCTTGTACGCCGATGACTGAAGTGTCATTGGCAACTGTTTTCTCACTGCCCACAGTAGCGGCAGTGGGTCGTGCGGTGACCCTCAGTCCGGGAGAGACCGAGAATCGGGTCAATAAGGCCAAAAGTCCATCGATCACAATGGCCAGCACGGCGATCAGCACAGCGCCGCCAAACACCTGTCCATAATCATTGGAACTGACACCGTCAATCAAGTAACGGCCGAGTCCGCCGAGCGGTAAATAGGCGACCACCGCAACGGTAGCCAGGACTTGCAGCACCCCGCCGCGGAAGCCACCCAGCATGACTTTAAGGCCGTTGGGCACTTCCACGCCAAATAAGATCTGCCATTCGGTCATGCCCATGCTGCGCGCTGAGTCCACCACTGCTCTATCAACCGAGGAAATACCGGCGTAGACGCCGGTCAGAAGCGGCGGAATAGCTAGCAGCACCAGGGCCCAGATGGCCGGCATTAAACCGAGGGTGGAAAGTAAGGCGAAGAGCGTGATCATGCCGAGGGTGGGCAATGCGCGGAACATTGCGGCAAGCGAAACCACCACCACTCTGCCCCGACCGGTATGCCCTACGTAGAGGCCGATCGGCAGCGCGATCACCAGCGAAATCAGCAGGGTCAGCGCACCATAGCCAAGATGTTCCACCAAGCGGGTGGGAATTCCGTTCACACCTTCCCAGTTCTGTGCATCGCCCAGCCATTGAATGCCTTGACCGATCGGATCGGTGCTGGTGTAGTCGGTCATGCTCAGCATCAGCTCACCGCCTCTTCAAGTCGCGAAGCTTCGGTCTGCGGTTTAGTCGCCTTAGCGGCCCGCAGCCATGGTGTCAGCAGGCGTTGCAGTAAGACCAGAACCACATCCATCAGCACAGCCAGCACCAGAGTGCCGATAATGCCCACCCAGATCTCCACCAGAAAATCCCTTTGCAAGCCATCGGTGAAGTAGAAACCTAAGTTCTTCACACCGATCACCGCACCGACGCTGACCAGGGCGATATTGCTGACCGAGACCACCCGCAGCCCGGCGAATAACACCGGAATTGAGAGTGGTAGATCGACGGCGAAAAAGCGCGGGAAAGCCTTGTAACCAAGCGCCACCGCGGCCTGCCGAATATCGTTGTCCACCGAATTCAGCGCGTCTACCGTGGTGCGAACTAAAAGCGCCACCGCATAGATCGTCAGCGCCACAATCACATTGTTCTGATCCAGAATCTGAGTCCCTAGAATCACCGGCAACACAACGAAGAGCGCGAGCGAGGGGATGGTGTAAAGCAGGGATCCCAACGAGAGGATAATGCCTCGAGCGATCTTGCTCACCCGCGCGAGTTGCGCCAGCGGGATCGCGATAATCACCCCGAGGACCAATGGCAGCACCGACTGATAGAGGTGCAGCCCGGCATTAGCCAAAATGGCGCCGAAGTTGGCGATAAACCAAGCCATCTTAAGCCTCGCGCGCTATCCGAGCTTGTTCGATGGCATCAAGCACTTCTGGTGCCTTGACCACTCCGCTGACCGCGCCGTGCTCGTCAACGGTGACGCCGAGGCCCGCGGGCGAAGATAGCGCGGCATCGAGTGCCCGCCGCAGTGATTCATGCTCTTCGAAGAGGGAACCACCAGCGACTATCTCGCCCGGTCGGTTGGGAGAGAGCCAACCCAGCGGGTGTTTTTCCTCAGAGACCAGCAGTGTCCATTCGCTGACCGGCTGCTGCTGCTGGCTAGTGGCCACCGGGTGAACTTGCAGTTGCGTCCCTTCGCTGAAGGAGAGATGCCGAAAACCGCGGTCCCGCCCGACGAAGCCCGCGACAAAATCGTCCACCGGAGCACGCAGGATTTCCTCCGGCTTGGCGTACTGGGCGAGCCTGCCGCCTACCGCGAAAACCGCCACCTTATCGCCAAGAATGGTCGCCTCATCAATATCGTGAGTGACAAAGACGATGGTCTTCGCGAGATCCCGTTGCAGCCGCAACAGTTCCTCCTGCAATTCGGCCCGCACCACCGGATCAACTGCGCTAAACGGTTCGTCCATCAGCAGCACCGGCGGGTCAGCGGCAAGCGCCCTGGCCACTCCGACGCGTTGTTGCTGGCCACCGGAGAGTTGGCTCGGATAACGCTTCGCAAAAGATTGCGAGAGTCCGACGACGTCAAGAAGTTCATGCGCCCGAGCTCGAGCTTGCGATTTAGGCACCTTATTGAGTCTCAGCACGGTCTGCACATTGTCGATCACGGTGCGGTGCGGCAGCAGGCCGGAAGACTGCATGACATACCCCATTGAGCGACGCAGCGCCGGAGCGGGCACCCCAGAAATATCCTGCCCGTCGACGGTGATGGTGCCCTCGCTAGGCTCGACCATCCGATTGATCATTCGCAGTGATGTGGTCTTACCGCAACCGGAAGGACCAACGAAAACGGTGATACCGCCTTTGTCAATCGTCATCGAAAGGTTGTCCACGGCTGCCAAACCGCCCTGACCTGCCTGATAGCGCTTAGTAACAGAATCGAAAACTATCATCGGTTCAGGTGTTATTGCGGGTCGTGCTGGTGCCATGCTGGTCCCTCACTGTAGGTGGCGCCGTGGTAAACATCTGACGGTGTAGCTGGTTCTAACTTAGTCTGCCTCGGGAATGTTCCCTATCGGCTCGCACCGACGTTCTGTTGAGTCTAGTCAGGCCCGCTGACAATATGAAGAACCGGACATATTTCATTGCTTTTCGTTGCTTATGCTCGGCCTCGGGTAAGCCCCCAACGCGCAACCGTGCAATGACCAAATTGTCGCTCTGATTTACCATGGCAGCATGGGGGAGCCAAAACAACAGAGCCGATTTTCTGCCGAGACCATAGCACTTTTGAGATCCGCGGATCGACGGATCCGCTTGGCACCGCCCGGCGACCTTTTTGAGCTCTATGCCATCACTAGGCGAGCGATTGAAGCCCTGGCTAATATCGACACCTTCTACATTGGCATGTACCGAGATGAGCGCACCCTGGTAGTGCCTTACCGTTTCCATCGCGGACAATTACTGAGGCCGGAGATCTCCAAATTCGGTCGCCATGGCATTTCAACCTGGCTTCTCAACTCAGCGAAAACTTACCGGTTCTCCGATGACGGAGGCAGAATGCTGACAGTTGGCGTACGGTTCGGCGCCACAGAGGGGGTTCGTGACGGGGCTATGCTCCCTCTACTTGGCCCGAACCGGGAGGTGGTCGGCATGCTCTCGGTTGAATCCTCGGTTGCGGGCGTAATCACCGACGAAGTCGTGCTAGCGATGGAATGGCTAGCGAAGGCTTTAATGACAGTGGCGCAGCCCGCGACGGGCAATAAAGCGAATGTCGAACTCTATCGGGAGCATCCCGAACTGCAGAGCAGCCGGGTGGTTAACAGTCTGGATCTACTTCACGAGGCCACTTTGGTCTTCGACTCCTTACAATCCTCCCTCCATGGCCTGAGCAAGAAAATAGCTCGCCTCTCCAAAGCCCAGATCGCTGAAGAGCTCGACAATATCCGGATGCTCTGCTTGAAATCCTCAAGTGAGTTGGCTTCACAGGCGGTGCAGAAGCCACAGGACGAGGCAGACCCGCTGGCTACTCTGACCAGTCGTGAGTTGGAGATCGCCGAACTCATCGTCGAGGAATCCCTCTCCAACGCGGCCATAGCCCAGCGCCTGCTGATCTCTGAGAAGACCGTCAAAATCCATGTCAGCAATATTCTGCAGAAAATTGGGGTTTCTCGCCGAGATGGTATTGCTTGGGCGCTGGGCCGTGGCTCCGCGAAACTCAGAGATTCGGTATGACGTTTGATTGGTACGGGTAGTAGGAAGAAAACGCGCGGATGGCGCTCTCTGAAACGTAATGCACCACATTCGCCGAACTCGCTGAGACCGGGTCGAGAATCTTGTAACCCCGGCTGGAGTCGTAACCGGCGAGGAAGACGTAGTGGCCTACTCCGCTTGCCCCGGCGGTTAACCACTTAGCCCAGTTGAAGGCGGGAGTCGCCGCGTCGCCGCCGACGACCACGGCATGGCCCTGATGTGCCCAGTTAATAGCCTCATCGATTCCAGCAATATGCGAGCCCTTGCCGTAGTAGGCAAATCCGGCTTGAATCTGTGCCAACGTGGTGCCCCCCGAGCCCACTTTCTTCATCGCATCACGGCGCACAAGTTGGACCGCGGCGACCTTATCGGGCCAAGCGGCGGGTTTGATTCCTTTAGCTACCAAGGCCATCGTCACCGAAGTCGGACCGCAGTTGTAGGCCGCGTAAGCTCCGGTGGTGGACTGCATGATCGGCACTAATGCAGGCGTTACATATTCGGCCTGGGCTGGAGTTGCAGCCGCCACACCGACTGCCATTCCTGCCGCCGCAGCGCCAACAGCCAGTGTCGAGGTTTTAACAAAATGTCGTCTTGTCAGCATTTCTGCCTCCTTTTTGAGGTGTTGATTTTTTACGGTTGATACGGATTTTTTACGGTTGATACGACAGTGCTCTAGTGGAAATGCACCAGGATGTTCCAGACCGATAGGTCAACAGTGGTGCCGGCCGGCAATTTGTAATTACTGCGGAAGCTCTTCACTGTGTTCTGAGTTGCAGCCCCATAGCTACCATCCACGGTGATGGTGTAGCCGTGTGCCTTGAGTTCGGTCTGCAAAGCGGAGACCGCTTTGTTGTTTTGGCCGTAGCTGGGGTTAATAAGCACCGCAGGCCAGGTCTGAACGCCCACCACGCCGTCGGCGACCATTCCCTTGCTGGCCTGGAAACTCTTCACAGCGCTTTGAGTAGCGGCACCGAAGGAACCATCGATGGTCAGGGAGTAGCCCCGCTGCACCAGCATCGACTGGAGCACCTTGACCCTGGTAGACACCTCGCCGATCGAAGTCACCGGCCAGGCAAAGGAGTTCACCGGGCCACCATTATCCAAGGTGATCGAGCGGGAAATTAGTGAATTGGCAGTGCTCTGAGCTTGATCGTAGCGGGAGGGATAGGCCGAGCGCTGCACGCTTTGCGCCACCTGCCCGGCAGTCCATCCCGGGTTCTTCGCGGCATTGCTGATCGCCTGGTCTAGGAATTTATTGGCCGCGTAATTCACATCCATGCACTGGGCGACGGTGCCCCAGCCCTGACTCGGACGTTGCTGGAAGACACCGACCGAATCCGAATCGCCACAACCGAGGTTATTCGCATGCGATTCAACCCAGGCCGTTTCAAACATGGCCAGCCTCACCTTGCTGCTAATGCTCCGGCTGTCCCCAACCCGCTTGAGAGTGAGCAGCACACTGTCATTTGCCGTCGCCGGCACCGAGCAAACCTCGGCGGCCAGCGCTGTCGCTGGTAGGTGATCGCCAATAGCGGCTTGCTGCGCCACCGCTGGACTGATCGGACCGATGCTGAGTAACGCCCCAGTGGCAAGCACGGTACCAACGACGGCTGCCTGCCACCGGACTTTGGCTGAATTAGGCACCTCAATAACCTCCATAAGTGAAAGAATCTTCGGATAAAACTTCACGCTCTGCGGTTCAGAGTCGAACGCTCTTTCAATGTATGAAGCTTCGCTAACCTCTGCTATCGGCCCTAGACCTATTTTCGATTCGTCGAGACCTAGTACTCCCTTGGGTTTGCCCGATTGTCCGTGGGCTCAGGTCATGAATGGTCAGTAACGAGTTGAACGGCTAGTTTCCTTCCACGATATGAGACAGACCGCAAATGAACGTCAGCCATATTGCTGAGTGGCTAGGGTAGGTTGGTTGGCAGCCAAGCGAACGAACAACCCAGAATGGACACAAGGTAACGTAATGGGCCTGATGCGCACCAAGACAATTGAACAGTCGATAGCGGACTCCGCCGAGCCCGGTAGAACGCTCAAGAGGTCATTGAGCACCTGGGATCTCATGATCATGGGTGTCGCGGTCGCGGTTGGTGCCGGCATCTTCTCGGTTGGCGCGAAGGCAGCGGCACACAATGCCGGCCCAGCGGTAACTATCTCTTTCGTATTGGCTGCGATCACCTGCGCGGCCGCGATCATGTGCTACGCCGAATTTGCCACCGCCATTCCGGTGACCGGAAGCGCCTATGTTTTCACCTACGCCACGATGGGCGAAATCTTCGCCTGGATTGTCGGCTGGAACCTGATTCTGGAACTCCTGATGGCGGCCGCTGTAATCGCCAAATATTGGGGCGTTTATCTCTCCGATTTCCTCAAGGCGGTCAATATCAACCTGCCCGCCGAGATCCCGGTGGGACCGGTGACCATTTATTGGGGTCCAGCTATCGTCGTAGCGATCTTCACCGTGGTCCTGGTCCTCGGCACTAAGCTTTCTGCCCGGGTCAATAACATTGTCACGATCATCAAAATTGCTATTGTCTTGTTCGTTATCGTGGTGGGCTTCTTCTTCGTGAAGGCACAGAATTACATCCCCTTCGTGCCGCCCGCCGAGGACGCTCCGCAAACCACGACAAGTGCACTCACCCAGCCATTCATGTCTTTCCTCTCCGGCTCCTCCCCCGCCGTCTATGGTTTCACCGGGATCATCTCCGGTGCTGCTCTGGTGTTCTTCGCCTTTATCGGTTTCGACGTGGTGGCTACCAGCGCCGAAGAAGTCAAAAATCCGAAGAAGACCTTGCCCCGCGGCATCTTCGCGGGTCTAGCCGTGGTCGCCGTGCTCTATATCTTGGTTACCCTGGCGGTCACCGGTATGGTGCCTTACACCGAGCTCGCCAAGGCTGCCGATCCATCCCTGGCCACCGCCTTCCAACTCGTCGGCGCTGACTGGGCCGTGGTGATTATCTCGCTTGGCTCGCTGATCGGGCTCACCACGGTGATCATGGTGCTGTTGATGGGACTCTCTCGAGTGTCAATGGCAATGAGCCGTGATGGTCTGCTCCCCCGCGCACTCTCTCGCACCTCGGATAAGCGGGCCACCCCGGCGCATACCCAAATCATCTGCGGCATCGTGGTGGTGCTACTGGCCGGCTTCACCCCGATCGAATTGCTCAGTGAAATGATCAATATCGGCACCCTCTCCGCCTTCGTGATGGTCAGCATCGGCATCCTGGTACTACGGCGCAAGCGTCCGGATCTCAAGCCGGCCTTCCGGGTACCGCTCGGCCCGGTGATCCCGATTCTTTCGGCCCTGCTCTGCACCTACCTGATGTTCAACCTGGCCACCCAGACCTGGATTTTCTTCGCAGTCTGGTCGGTAGTGGGGCTGGCGATTTACTTCGCCTACGGTCGTTGGAACTCCCGACTGGCCCGGCAAGCCAAAGCCGAGAAGGAACCCGCGGTCGTAGACTGACATTTCTGATTCGACTGAACCTCCCCATTTTTTGTAGTCCCGCATCGCGAGCCCCCGCGTGGCGGCGAAGCCGACACGCGAAGCCTCGTGTCTAAGGGACGGAAAAATGGGGAGGTTCAGCCGGCCCGGGGCCGGACGGCTCAGCTCAGCTTCTCGGCTCGGGATTGGTCGCGGATCTTCTTGAAGGACTTGTAAGCCTTCCCAGCGGAGCGCGAATCGGCGCGGCGTAGGGCGGTGT is a window encoding:
- a CDS encoding APC family permease, translating into MGLMRTKTIEQSIADSAEPGRTLKRSLSTWDLMIMGVAVAVGAGIFSVGAKAAAHNAGPAVTISFVLAAITCAAAIMCYAEFATAIPVTGSAYVFTYATMGEIFAWIVGWNLILELLMAAAVIAKYWGVYLSDFLKAVNINLPAEIPVGPVTIYWGPAIVVAIFTVVLVLGTKLSARVNNIVTIIKIAIVLFVIVVGFFFVKAQNYIPFVPPAEDAPQTTTSALTQPFMSFLSGSSPAVYGFTGIISGAALVFFAFIGFDVVATSAEEVKNPKKTLPRGIFAGLAVVAVLYILVTLAVTGMVPYTELAKAADPSLATAFQLVGADWAVVIISLGSLIGLTTVIMVLLMGLSRVSMAMSRDGLLPRALSRTSDKRATPAHTQIICGIVVVLLAGFTPIELLSEMINIGTLSAFVMVSIGILVLRRKRPDLKPAFRVPLGPVIPILSALLCTYLMFNLATQTWIFFAVWSVVGLAIYFAYGRWNSRLARQAKAEKEPAVVD
- a CDS encoding C39 family peptidase, coding for MLTRRHFVKTSTLAVGAAAAGMAVGVAAATPAQAEYVTPALVPIMQSTTGAYAAYNCGPTSVTMALVAKGIKPAAWPDKVAAVQLVRRDAMKKVGSGGTTLAQIQAGFAYYGKGSHIAGIDEAINWAHQGHAVVVGGDAATPAFNWAKWLTAGASGVGHYVFLAGYDSSRGYKILDPVSASSANVVHYVSESAIRAFSSYYPYQSNVIPNL
- a CDS encoding helix-turn-helix transcriptional regulator; its protein translation is MGEPKQQSRFSAETIALLRSADRRIRLAPPGDLFELYAITRRAIEALANIDTFYIGMYRDERTLVVPYRFHRGQLLRPEISKFGRHGISTWLLNSAKTYRFSDDGGRMLTVGVRFGATEGVRDGAMLPLLGPNREVVGMLSVESSVAGVITDEVVLAMEWLAKALMTVAQPATGNKANVELYREHPELQSSRVVNSLDLLHEATLVFDSLQSSLHGLSKKIARLSKAQIAEELDNIRMLCLKSSSELASQAVQKPQDEADPLATLTSRELEIAELIVEESLSNAAIAQRLLISEKTVKIHVSNILQKIGVSRRDGIAWALGRGSAKLRDSV
- a CDS encoding peptidoglycan-binding domain-containing protein: MPNSAKVRWQAAVVGTVLATGALLSIGPISPAVAQQAAIGDHLPATALAAEVCSVPATANDSVLLTLKRVGDSRSISSKVRLAMFETAWVESHANNLGCGDSDSVGVFQQRPSQGWGTVAQCMDVNYAANKFLDQAISNAAKNPGWTAGQVAQSVQRSAYPSRYDQAQSTANSLISRSITLDNGGPVNSFAWPVTSIGEVSTRVKVLQSMLVQRGYSLTIDGSFGAATQSAVKSFQASKGMVADGVVGVQTWPAVLINPSYGQNNKAVSALQTELKAHGYTITVDGSYGAATQNTVKSFRSNYKLPAGTTVDLSVWNILVHFH
- a CDS encoding ABC transporter permease codes for the protein MLSMTDYTSTDPIGQGIQWLGDAQNWEGVNGIPTRLVEHLGYGALTLLISLVIALPIGLYVGHTGRGRVVVVSLAAMFRALPTLGMITLFALLSTLGLMPAIWALVLLAIPPLLTGVYAGISSVDRAVVDSARSMGMTEWQILFGVEVPNGLKVMLGGFRGGVLQVLATVAVVAYLPLGGLGRYLIDGVSSNDYGQVFGGAVLIAVLAIVIDGLLALLTRFSVSPGLRVTARPTAATVGSEKTVANDTSVIGVQGGTS
- a CDS encoding ABC transporter permease, with the protein product MAWFIANFGAILANAGLHLYQSVLPLVLGVIIAIPLAQLARVSKIARGIILSLGSLLYTIPSLALFVVLPVILGTQILDQNNVIVALTIYAVALLVRTTVDALNSVDNDIRQAAVALGYKAFPRFFAVDLPLSIPVLFAGLRVVSVSNIALVSVGAVIGVKNLGFYFTDGLQRDFLVEIWVGIIGTLVLAVLMDVVLVLLQRLLTPWLRAAKATKPQTEASRLEEAVS
- a CDS encoding ABC transporter substrate-binding protein → MKLASSTFARRALLPAGALMAAALTLTACGGNPLSNPSTAGSGGSSAAGSVIVGSADFPESQVIAEIYAGALQAAGVSVTPKMNIGSREAYVGGLKDGSIDLIPDYTGNLLGFLDTKNTLSDKDAIVKALPDKLSASGLAVLDPAAAEDKDAMVVTKATAEKYQLSSLEDLAKVCDKLTFAAPPEFATRDYGLPGLKAKYNCVPSKFQPIKDGGGPLTVKALISDQVQVADIFTTSPAIQDNNLVVLSDPKNNFLAQQVIPLYKSSKLSDAAKQALNNVSKQLTTDDLINLNRQISGDQKLEPKDAAQQWLKDKGIVK
- a CDS encoding ABC transporter ATP-binding protein; its protein translation is MIVFDSVTKRYQAGQGGLAAVDNLSMTIDKGGITVFVGPSGCGKTTSLRMINRMVEPSEGTITVDGQDISGVPAPALRRSMGYVMQSSGLLPHRTVIDNVQTVLRLNKVPKSQARARAHELLDVVGLSQSFAKRYPSQLSGGQQQRVGVARALAADPPVLLMDEPFSAVDPVVRAELQEELLRLQRDLAKTIVFVTHDIDEATILGDKVAVFAVGGRLAQYAKPEEILRAPVDDFVAGFVGRDRGFRHLSFSEGTQLQVHPVATSQQQQPVSEWTLLVSEEKHPLGWLSPNRPGEIVAGGSLFEEHESLRRALDAALSSPAGLGVTVDEHGAVSGVVKAPEVLDAIEQARIAREA